A part of Gemmatimonas groenlandica genomic DNA contains:
- the nhaA gene encoding Na+/H+ antiporter NhaA, translated as MNNTSPHDAVSAAPVSNSGTVEPLIERVLGPFQRFFSTNASGGLLLLATTTVALGWANSPWAEVYHHLWETPFSIGTPAFSLALPLHAWVNDGLMAIFFFLVGLEIKREVLVGELSTRRSAALPVAAALGGMLVPALLYASVNVGRPGASGWGVPMATDIAFALGILALLGNRVPSSVRVFLAALAIADDLGAVLVIAVFYTSAIDWSALGAAGVVLLVLIGLNRAGARRPATYALLGAVLWFFMLKSGIHATIAGVLLALAVPARTRISEDEFLASAEASLADFRASDEEGTTVLTNQGHQDALQSLESAADAAQSPLQQMEHALHGVVAFFIMPIFALANAGVSLGADLGAAASDPIAIGVVLGLLLGKPIGITLASVLAVRSGAADLPSGASWGHVHGAAWLGGIGFTMSLFIAGLAFKSAAQLDIAKLAVLGASTLAGVVGYSLLRLGVGVRPTAAER; from the coding sequence ACGCGTCAGGCGGCTTGCTCCTGCTCGCGACCACTACCGTCGCGCTCGGTTGGGCCAACTCGCCGTGGGCGGAAGTCTATCACCACCTCTGGGAAACGCCGTTCAGCATCGGTACACCGGCGTTCAGTCTCGCGCTGCCGCTGCACGCGTGGGTGAACGATGGGCTGATGGCCATCTTTTTCTTTCTGGTTGGGCTTGAGATCAAGCGTGAGGTGCTCGTTGGTGAGCTCTCGACACGTCGATCCGCAGCGCTACCAGTCGCCGCGGCGCTGGGTGGAATGCTGGTCCCTGCGCTCTTGTACGCGAGCGTGAACGTGGGCCGACCAGGGGCCTCTGGGTGGGGCGTCCCGATGGCCACCGACATTGCCTTCGCGCTTGGTATCCTGGCGCTGCTCGGCAACCGCGTTCCGTCCAGTGTGCGTGTGTTTCTCGCCGCGCTCGCGATCGCCGACGACTTGGGGGCGGTACTCGTCATCGCCGTCTTCTACACGAGCGCCATCGACTGGTCGGCACTCGGTGCGGCAGGCGTCGTGTTGCTGGTACTGATCGGCCTCAACCGCGCCGGTGCACGGCGACCTGCCACGTACGCGCTTCTCGGTGCGGTGCTGTGGTTCTTCATGCTCAAGTCGGGGATCCACGCGACGATCGCTGGCGTCTTGCTCGCCCTCGCCGTGCCGGCACGGACGCGCATTAGCGAAGACGAGTTTCTCGCTTCGGCCGAGGCGAGTCTCGCCGATTTTCGTGCGTCCGACGAAGAAGGCACGACCGTGCTGACCAACCAGGGACACCAGGATGCCCTGCAGTCACTCGAGTCCGCCGCCGACGCCGCGCAGTCTCCCTTGCAGCAGATGGAGCACGCGCTGCACGGCGTCGTGGCCTTTTTCATCATGCCGATCTTTGCGCTCGCGAACGCCGGCGTCTCGCTTGGTGCAGACCTCGGCGCGGCGGCTTCCGACCCAATCGCGATTGGTGTCGTGCTCGGTCTGCTGCTGGGTAAGCCGATCGGGATCACGCTGGCCAGTGTGCTGGCCGTTCGCAGCGGGGCAGCCGACTTGCCGAGCGGCGCATCCTGGGGGCACGTCCACGGTGCGGCATGGCTTGGTGGTATCGGCTTCACGATGTCGCTGTTCATCGCCGGACTCGCGTTCAAATCGGCCGCGCAGCTCGATATTGCCAAGCTGGCGGTGCTTGGCGCGTCGACGCTGGCGGGCGTCGTTGGCTACTCGCTGCTGAGATTGGGGGTTGGCGTGCGTCCGACGGCGGCCGAGCGATGA
- a CDS encoding serine hydrolase domain-containing protein, with the protein MTRPYFTAAALALLVASSLAAQVAPSPWPTSTPSKVGLNPAVLDSLDAEITAGKYGNIDRLLVIRRGQIAMDKTYPRDYDRIYGDSSRSSSALNNSHDPTGPFNYFNPWWHPTYRRGTLHTLQSVSKTVASAVIGVAVTRGDFPDLDTPILKYWDTTAVANLDERKRRITIRHLLTMTGGFDWNESVPYSDPRNTAGPLEASPDWVKFTIDRPMMREPGTQFNYSSGESALLAHIFFRATGVDIEEYAARYLFAPLGITDWHWKRTPSGTIDTEGGLYLEARDLARIWQLWLQGGRWKGTPIVSERWVRESVTPQVATSARAGAPRYGYKWWLYTNPVKPDALIWAGSGFGGQFPMAFPDQDMVVVINAWNISGGPTLPLRAVQERLIKAAK; encoded by the coding sequence ATGACACGACCCTACTTCACAGCGGCTGCCCTCGCGCTGCTTGTGGCTTCGTCGCTCGCGGCCCAGGTGGCACCATCCCCATGGCCCACCTCGACCCCGTCGAAGGTCGGCCTCAACCCCGCTGTCCTCGACAGTCTCGACGCCGAGATCACGGCCGGGAAGTACGGTAACATCGACCGCCTGCTCGTGATCCGTCGCGGCCAGATCGCGATGGACAAGACGTATCCGCGCGACTACGACCGCATCTACGGCGATTCGTCGCGCTCCAGCTCCGCGCTCAATAACTCGCACGACCCCACCGGTCCGTTCAACTACTTCAACCCATGGTGGCATCCGACCTATCGTCGGGGCACGCTCCACACGCTGCAGTCGGTATCCAAGACGGTGGCTTCGGCGGTCATCGGCGTGGCGGTCACTCGTGGCGACTTTCCCGACCTCGATACGCCGATCCTCAAGTATTGGGATACCACGGCTGTGGCGAATCTTGATGAGCGCAAGCGGCGCATCACCATTCGCCACCTGCTCACGATGACGGGCGGATTCGACTGGAACGAGAGCGTGCCGTACAGCGATCCGCGTAACACGGCCGGCCCGCTCGAAGCCAGCCCGGACTGGGTCAAGTTCACCATCGACCGGCCGATGATGCGCGAGCCCGGCACCCAGTTCAACTACAGCAGCGGCGAGAGCGCTCTGCTCGCGCACATCTTCTTCCGCGCAACCGGCGTGGACATCGAGGAGTACGCCGCGCGCTATCTCTTCGCGCCGCTCGGCATTACCGACTGGCACTGGAAGCGCACACCGTCGGGCACCATCGACACCGAGGGTGGCCTGTATCTCGAAGCGCGCGACCTGGCGCGGATCTGGCAGCTCTGGCTGCAGGGCGGTCGCTGGAAGGGCACGCCAATCGTGTCGGAACGCTGGGTGCGCGAATCGGTCACGCCGCAGGTCGCCACCAGCGCCCGCGCCGGTGCGCCACGCTACGGATACAAGTGGTGGCTGTACACCAATCCAGTAAAGCCGGACGCCCTGATCTGGGCCGGCTCGGGCTTCGGCGGACAGTTCCCGATGGCGTTTCCAGACCAGGACATGGTGGTGGTCATCAACGCGTGGAACATCAGCGGCGGGCCAACACTGCCGCTGCGCGCTGTGCAGGAGCGCCTGATCAAAGCGGCGAAGTAG
- a CDS encoding GyrI-like domain-containing protein encodes MSLEHYEVRETIVETRPVAGVRVQVPRGRVGQEFGRHLDQVYAAAREGAVLLDGQNIFIYRDATDEEFTVDFCVGATARFAAVGVVLPLETPRGVAAMTTHHGDYSGLGRAHAAILAWCRAHDRALAGPSWEVYGHWHADPAQLRTDVYYLLTVPGTEAGP; translated from the coding sequence ATGTCACTCGAACACTACGAAGTACGTGAAACGATCGTGGAAACACGACCGGTAGCCGGCGTACGGGTGCAGGTACCGCGTGGTCGTGTCGGGCAGGAGTTCGGGCGGCACTTGGATCAGGTGTATGCGGCGGCGCGAGAGGGCGCGGTGCTCCTCGACGGGCAGAACATCTTCATCTATCGCGACGCGACCGACGAGGAGTTCACGGTCGATTTCTGTGTAGGCGCGACGGCGCGATTCGCGGCGGTGGGTGTGGTCCTGCCGTTGGAGACACCGCGTGGCGTCGCCGCGATGACGACGCATCACGGCGACTACAGTGGGCTCGGGCGCGCGCATGCCGCGATTCTCGCGTGGTGCCGAGCACACGATCGTGCGCTCGCGGGGCCATCATGGGAAGTGTACGGCCATTGGCATGCTGACCCGGCGCAGCTGCGCACGGACGTGTACTATCTGTTGACGGTACCCGGCACCGAGGCCGGACCGTAG
- a CDS encoding TetR/AcrR family transcriptional regulator, with product MPPARRAPLSRDRILHAAIKLADRHGLEALSMRKLATTLKVEAMSLYNHVANKDELLDGMVDVVIGEITRPTRGGDWKAAMRARATSALAVMTAHPWAPMLVVSRISVGPNMLGYIDATLATLREAGLPWFETDRAWNAIDNYIYGFALQQQNFPVNPDEYASAAAAYLPMLPADVYPYMHELSARVADGSHDGTLDFGFGLELILDGLERLRNTRE from the coding sequence ATGCCCCCCGCTCGACGCGCGCCACTGAGTCGCGACCGCATTCTGCACGCCGCCATCAAGCTCGCAGACCGGCACGGTCTCGAGGCGCTCTCCATGCGCAAACTCGCCACGACGCTCAAGGTCGAAGCGATGTCGCTCTACAATCACGTCGCGAACAAAGACGAACTGCTCGATGGCATGGTCGATGTCGTGATTGGAGAAATCACGCGGCCGACGCGCGGCGGCGACTGGAAAGCCGCCATGCGTGCGCGCGCCACATCGGCGCTGGCGGTGATGACGGCACATCCGTGGGCACCAATGCTCGTCGTGTCACGCATCAGCGTTGGCCCCAACATGCTCGGCTACATCGACGCCACGCTCGCCACGCTGCGCGAGGCGGGGTTGCCGTGGTTCGAGACGGATCGCGCGTGGAACGCCATAGACAACTACATCTATGGGTTCGCGTTGCAGCAGCAGAACTTTCCCGTGAACCCTGACGAATACGCGTCAGCGGCGGCGGCCTACCTGCCCATGTTGCCCGCCGATGTGTACCCCTACATGCACGAACTCTCGGCGCGTGTGGCCGATGGTTCGCACGACGGGACACTCGATTTTGGGTTTGGGCTGGAACTGATTCTCGATGGATTGGAGCGGCTCCGGAATACACGCGAGTAG
- a CDS encoding NADPH-dependent F420 reductase, whose translation MPTRLSMRLLCHVRCIGLAALAIASACGSPPAEKAPAEKAPAQNPPAPGAEKGVVAVIGTGTLAGALGPALGAQGYRVIYGSRDPGRDVVRALVQRSGPKATAVTQPEAAAQAPVVVLAVPGEVVVDVAGTLGDLSGKVVIDVSGGDKKLAPDGYQELTSDSAKAERIQARHPTMRVVRINLPNIVYFMDPLVTKTRATVFVAGNDPTARETVANMMFDLGVDPWDAGPLRFARLFDAFNTLANIPGQQRRAEGYQVVMMPTVPFSCFFDMVDYFKFGEPAELKQLPKFPRREPAPTCEEWMRRLPPMGPPPQ comes from the coding sequence ATGCCCACACGACTCAGCATGCGTCTGCTGTGCCACGTCCGCTGCATCGGTCTCGCCGCGCTGGCGATCGCGTCAGCCTGCGGATCCCCTCCTGCTGAAAAGGCACCGGCGGAAAAGGCTCCCGCCCAAAACCCTCCAGCGCCCGGCGCGGAAAAAGGGGTCGTCGCGGTCATCGGGACGGGCACGCTGGCCGGAGCCCTTGGGCCGGCGTTGGGTGCCCAAGGCTATCGCGTGATCTACGGCAGCCGTGACCCCGGGCGTGATGTGGTACGAGCGTTGGTGCAGCGATCCGGACCGAAGGCAACGGCGGTCACGCAGCCCGAGGCGGCCGCGCAGGCGCCTGTTGTCGTCCTCGCGGTCCCCGGTGAAGTGGTCGTTGACGTCGCGGGCACGTTGGGTGACCTGAGCGGCAAAGTCGTTATCGACGTGAGTGGCGGTGACAAGAAATTGGCGCCGGATGGCTACCAGGAACTCACATCCGACAGCGCCAAAGCGGAGCGCATTCAGGCCCGGCATCCGACCATGCGCGTGGTCAGAATCAACTTGCCGAACATCGTCTACTTCATGGACCCGCTGGTCACGAAGACGCGCGCCACGGTGTTCGTCGCGGGCAACGATCCAACGGCGCGAGAGACGGTAGCCAACATGATGTTCGATCTCGGCGTCGATCCCTGGGACGCCGGCCCCCTGCGTTTCGCGCGTCTGTTCGACGCGTTCAATACGCTGGCCAATATCCCCGGACAGCAGCGGCGTGCGGAGGGCTATCAGGTGGTGATGATGCCCACCGTGCCCTTCTCCTGTTTCTTCGACATGGTGGATTACTTCAAGTTCGGAGAGCCCGCCGAGCTGAAGCAGCTGCCGAAGTTTCCGCGGCGCGAGCCGGCGCCGACCTGCGAGGAATGGATGCGACGCCTTCCGCCGATGGGGCCACCACCGCAGTGA
- a CDS encoding NAD(P)-dependent alcohol dehydrogenase, which produces MIAQMKAAVCRRYGPPDVVTIESWPKPVPGPDDVLIRVRASTVSSADWRIRSHSMPYGFGVVGRLAFGVTAPRQPILGSELAGDVVEIGAAVHHFAVGDAVVAFSGATMGAHAEYRCMRADAVVVRKPPTLSYETAAALAFGGTTALDFFRRGALRAGDRVLINGASGAVGSAMVQLAVAAGAEVTAVCSGANAEAMQQLGAVHVVDYTRVDFAGEGQRYDVIADAVGNAPYSRVRRALTSHGRLLLVLATLPEMLRAPWVNATSRHRIVFGPAAECVDDLRTLVDMAADGRFTPLIDSRFTLTDIAAAHARVETMRKRGSVVVTE; this is translated from the coding sequence ATGATCGCACAGATGAAAGCCGCGGTGTGCCGGCGATACGGACCTCCCGACGTGGTCACGATCGAGAGTTGGCCGAAGCCGGTTCCCGGCCCGGATGACGTGCTGATTCGCGTGCGCGCCAGCACGGTGTCGTCGGCCGACTGGAGAATTCGCAGCCATAGCATGCCATACGGTTTCGGTGTGGTCGGGCGGCTTGCGTTCGGTGTGACCGCACCGCGTCAACCGATTCTTGGCAGTGAACTGGCTGGCGATGTCGTCGAGATTGGTGCCGCCGTACACCACTTTGCCGTGGGCGATGCGGTCGTGGCTTTCTCTGGTGCAACGATGGGCGCTCACGCGGAGTACCGCTGTATGCGTGCCGATGCCGTGGTAGTGCGCAAGCCGCCGACACTCTCGTACGAGACCGCGGCAGCACTCGCCTTTGGCGGCACCACGGCGCTCGATTTCTTCCGACGCGGCGCGTTGCGAGCTGGAGACCGCGTCCTGATCAATGGCGCGTCGGGCGCCGTTGGCTCCGCGATGGTGCAACTCGCCGTCGCGGCGGGCGCAGAAGTCACGGCGGTGTGCAGTGGCGCCAATGCTGAGGCGATGCAGCAGCTCGGCGCCGTACACGTGGTCGACTACACGCGCGTCGACTTCGCCGGGGAAGGCCAGCGATACGACGTGATCGCCGACGCGGTGGGCAACGCGCCGTACTCGCGCGTACGCCGCGCCCTCACGTCACACGGGCGTCTGCTGCTGGTACTGGCCACGCTGCCCGAAATGCTCCGTGCGCCGTGGGTGAACGCCACGTCGCGGCATCGTATTGTGTTTGGCCCCGCAGCAGAGTGTGTGGACGACCTGCGCACCCTGGTCGACATGGCGGCGGACGGCCGCTTCACACCGCTGATTGATTCCCGCTTCACACTAACCGATATCGCCGCGGCGCACGCACGTGTTGAGACCATGCGAAAACGCGGGAGTGTTGTGGTCACCGAATAG
- a CDS encoding pyridoxamine 5'-phosphate oxidase family protein: MPTLYSPSARALQDRFDSRRLADRLEKVKVHDSITVDDRAFIEQQDMCFMATVDPQGQPTCSYKGGAPGFVVVLDEHTLAMPNYDGNGMYLSMGNVEATERVGLLFIDFVAQRRIRVEGAAELRHDDALLRRYPGAQFMLYLHVERVYPNCGRYIHQMARVEPSAFVPDEHGAAPVPGWKRTDWARDVLPAPTTPPRAEDR; this comes from the coding sequence ATGCCAACGCTTTACTCGCCATCCGCGCGTGCGCTTCAGGATCGTTTCGACTCTCGCCGACTTGCGGATCGCCTCGAGAAAGTGAAGGTGCACGACTCGATCACCGTCGACGATCGCGCGTTCATCGAACAGCAGGACATGTGCTTCATGGCGACGGTCGATCCGCAGGGCCAGCCCACCTGTTCGTACAAGGGTGGCGCCCCGGGATTTGTCGTCGTGCTAGACGAACACACGCTTGCGATGCCGAACTATGACGGCAACGGGATGTACCTCTCGATGGGGAACGTCGAAGCCACGGAGCGTGTGGGGCTGCTTTTCATCGACTTTGTGGCGCAGCGTCGCATCCGCGTCGAGGGCGCGGCCGAGTTGCGCCACGATGATGCGCTGCTGCGTCGGTATCCCGGTGCTCAATTCATGCTCTACCTGCACGTCGAGCGGGTGTATCCGAATTGCGGACGATACATTCACCAGATGGCGCGCGTGGAACCGTCGGCCTTCGTTCCCGACGAGCACGGTGCCGCGCCGGTGCCCGGCTGGAAGCGCACGGACTGGGCGCGCGACGTACTTCCGGCACCCACAACACCGCCACGAGCGGAAGACCGGTAG
- a CDS encoding multicopper oxidase domain-containing protein, which yields MIRPFLIALAALALSGRPITPPLRAALPLAQLEDYRRPAGTRVADTLNASFSIREVRWRPEGASGAELSAFAFVEDGKLGKVPGPLLRAPAGTTMRVTLHNTLGVQLIVFGLHDRAAGRGMDSVTLAPGAHVTVAFLASTAGTYYYWARVRPTVQHPTAPVPDDWPSGEKGEGPLVGALVVDAAGTVPPRGERILLISRWLDDDDARVHHDPAFRMMINGASWPHTERLGYTVGDTVRWRIINANAAAHPLHLHGFYFTVTARGDGQLDTLYADGQQRRVVTELLPLNGTMAMTWVPERPGNWLFHCHLVRHMALVQSIAPRIAPRGGSDESAHTASSVHHAEENMAGLVMGVQVTPRAGATAARALALASGRNPGAPAVRSLRVVATQRANVFGSSPGHSFVWQRGSVAPARDSMQFPGSTLVLHRGEPTAITVVNGLSSPLAVHWHGMEIESWFDGVGGWSGAGRSVRPPIAPGDSFVVRLTAARAGTFIYHTHDEAGSELSTGLYGALIVEEPNAPRDTTRDHVIVMGILGHAATGSLAINGRTDGAPLTLSPGTHRLRFVSIPVDEQIRVAFLRDSTVQRWRSLATDGAELPAAQQVQSAARRTVSAGQTFDVEVMIPADAPANYALRFTTVWYPTDVRGAQPAPVLRVPIVVREP from the coding sequence ATGATTCGTCCTTTCCTGATCGCCCTCGCCGCTTTGGCGTTATCGGGCCGACCCATTACGCCGCCGCTGCGCGCCGCGCTTCCCCTCGCGCAGCTGGAGGACTATCGCCGGCCCGCCGGGACGCGCGTCGCGGACACGCTCAACGCATCCTTCAGTATTCGCGAGGTGCGCTGGCGACCCGAGGGGGCGAGTGGCGCCGAGCTCAGCGCCTTTGCGTTCGTCGAAGACGGGAAGCTGGGCAAGGTACCCGGGCCATTGCTGCGCGCCCCTGCCGGCACCACGATGCGGGTGACGCTGCACAACACGCTCGGCGTGCAGCTCATCGTCTTTGGGTTGCACGATCGCGCGGCTGGCCGCGGCATGGATTCCGTTACCCTCGCGCCCGGCGCACACGTGACCGTCGCGTTTCTGGCGTCGACCGCCGGCACCTACTACTACTGGGCGCGAGTCCGCCCAACGGTGCAGCACCCGACCGCACCGGTGCCGGATGACTGGCCGAGTGGAGAGAAGGGAGAGGGACCGTTGGTGGGTGCACTGGTCGTGGACGCTGCCGGCACCGTGCCGCCGCGTGGCGAGCGGATTCTGCTGATCAGCCGTTGGCTCGACGACGACGATGCGCGGGTCCATCACGATCCCGCGTTCAGGATGATGATCAACGGCGCGAGCTGGCCTCACACGGAGCGGCTGGGCTACACCGTGGGTGACACCGTGCGGTGGCGCATCATCAACGCCAACGCTGCGGCGCATCCGCTGCATCTGCATGGGTTCTACTTCACGGTCACGGCGCGCGGTGACGGCCAGCTCGACACGCTGTATGCCGACGGGCAGCAACGCCGCGTCGTGACGGAATTGCTCCCGCTCAACGGCACGATGGCGATGACGTGGGTGCCGGAACGTCCCGGCAACTGGTTGTTCCATTGTCATCTCGTGCGGCACATGGCGTTGGTGCAGAGTATCGCGCCGCGCATCGCGCCGCGCGGCGGTTCGGACGAGTCCGCGCACACGGCGTCGTCGGTGCATCACGCCGAAGAAAACATGGCGGGTTTGGTGATGGGCGTGCAGGTCACCCCGCGCGCTGGCGCGACGGCCGCGCGAGCGCTGGCGTTGGCCTCGGGCCGCAATCCTGGTGCGCCGGCGGTGCGGTCGCTTCGCGTGGTCGCGACGCAGCGGGCGAATGTGTTTGGCTCGTCGCCGGGGCATTCGTTCGTGTGGCAGCGCGGCAGCGTGGCGCCCGCGCGCGATTCGATGCAGTTCCCCGGCTCCACGCTCGTGCTGCATCGTGGAGAGCCGACGGCGATCACGGTGGTGAATGGTCTCTCCTCGCCGCTCGCGGTGCACTGGCATGGCATGGAAATCGAGAGCTGGTTCGATGGCGTGGGCGGATGGAGTGGTGCCGGTCGCAGTGTGCGGCCTCCCATCGCACCGGGGGACTCATTCGTGGTGCGACTGACCGCCGCCCGCGCCGGCACCTTCATCTACCATACGCACGACGAAGCCGGCAGCGAACTCTCGACGGGATTGTACGGCGCGCTGATCGTGGAGGAGCCCAACGCGCCGCGCGATACGACGCGTGATCACGTGATCGTGATGGGGATACTGGGCCATGCCGCGACCGGGTCGTTGGCGATCAATGGACGCACTGACGGAGCGCCGCTTACGCTCTCACCGGGAACGCATCGGCTCCGGTTTGTCAGCATACCGGTCGACGAGCAGATTCGCGTCGCGTTCCTGCGGGATTCGACGGTGCAGCGGTGGCGTTCCCTTGCCACCGATGGCGCCGAATTGCCGGCGGCGCAGCAAGTACAGAGCGCAGCGCGGCGCACGGTAAGTGCGGGGCAGACGTTCGACGTCGAGGTCATGATCCCCGCCGATGCGCCGGCCAACTACGCTCTGCGCTTCACGACCGTCTGGTATCCGACTGATGTGCGTGGAGCGCAACCCGCGCCGGTACTGCGCGTGCCGATTGTCGTGCGAGAGCCGTGA
- a CDS encoding DUF1624 domain-containing protein: protein MSAPRRSPPPAVRVDAVDVVRGIIMIVMALDHTRDFFGMPGAQPTNLATTTVALFATRWITYFCAPVFFLLTGVGARLSLGKKTKGELTRFLLTRGIWLIVVELVVARCLAYQFNVDYRVTMLLVLWALGWAMIALAALIRLPVRAILAVGLLMIVGHNLLDGVQLASAMWTILHVPGFLVNRPDFTVFVAYPLIPWIGVTAVGYCLGWVYDWEPDRRRMFLVRLGVALTAAFVALRWLNGYGDAVRWSVQPTVIFTALSFLNTSKYPPSLLFLLMTLGPALLLLRAADHATPTWLRPALVIGRVPLFYYLLHFMLIHALAVILCIARYGSAHWMFASPDLGNYPFTAPPGWGYALPVVYVVWAAVVLVMYPLCRWFAAVKQRRHDVWLSYL, encoded by the coding sequence ATGTCGGCACCGCGACGATCTCCGCCGCCGGCGGTGCGCGTCGACGCCGTAGACGTGGTTCGCGGCATCATCATGATCGTGATGGCGCTCGACCACACCCGGGACTTTTTCGGCATGCCCGGGGCACAGCCGACCAACCTGGCGACGACGACGGTCGCGCTGTTCGCCACGCGCTGGATCACGTACTTCTGTGCGCCCGTCTTCTTCCTGCTGACCGGCGTTGGTGCCAGACTCTCGCTCGGCAAGAAGACCAAGGGTGAACTGACGCGATTCCTGCTCACGCGCGGGATCTGGCTGATTGTCGTCGAGCTGGTGGTCGCGCGGTGTCTGGCGTACCAGTTCAACGTGGACTATCGCGTCACCATGCTGTTGGTGCTATGGGCGCTCGGCTGGGCGATGATCGCGTTGGCCGCGCTGATTCGGCTTCCGGTTCGCGCGATTCTCGCGGTGGGGCTGCTCATGATCGTGGGGCACAACCTGCTGGATGGAGTGCAGCTCGCGAGCGCGATGTGGACGATCCTGCACGTGCCGGGATTTCTGGTGAACAGACCAGACTTCACGGTTTTTGTCGCCTATCCCCTGATTCCGTGGATTGGTGTGACGGCGGTCGGATATTGCTTGGGATGGGTCTACGACTGGGAGCCGGACCGTCGCCGCATGTTTCTGGTGCGCCTAGGTGTCGCGCTGACAGCGGCGTTCGTCGCGCTCCGATGGCTCAATGGGTACGGTGACGCGGTGCGATGGAGTGTGCAACCGACAGTGATCTTCACCGCGCTGTCGTTTCTGAACACATCCAAGTATCCACCGTCGCTGCTGTTCCTGCTGATGACGCTTGGCCCTGCGTTGTTGCTGCTGCGGGCGGCGGATCACGCCACGCCGACCTGGCTGCGGCCAGCCCTGGTGATCGGGCGCGTGCCACTGTTCTACTATCTGCTGCACTTCATGCTGATTCATGCGCTCGCCGTCATTCTGTGTATTGCGCGATACGGTTCGGCCCATTGGATGTTCGCGTCCCCCGATCTTGGCAATTATCCATTTACCGCGCCACCGGGCTGGGGATACGCATTGCCCGTCGTGTACGTCGTGTGGGCGGCCGTCGTGCTGGTGATGTATCCGTTGTGCCGATGGTTCGCGGCCGTGAAGCAGCGACGCCACGACGTGTGGCTGAGCTACCTGTAG
- a CDS encoding MBL fold metallo-hydrolase, producing MNIHHLNCGVLHAPPSPPAACHCLLLEHGGRLALVDTGIGLADIAHPVERIGQSAIDGAGFQFHEHRTAARQIERLGFSTAAVTDIVLTHADPDHAGGLADFPDAAVHLSAEEFAQLGRGNWRYAPAQFAHEPRWVTHAAVPDQASPTRWFGLEARALPLALDVEAVLVPLVGHTAGHCGVAVHDGSRWLLHVGDAYYLRVELSTDEHPVSQLATMRAENDSQRRASLHELRRLARDHANEIEMFGYHDLTEFPNGVSG from the coding sequence ATGAACATCCATCACCTGAACTGCGGCGTGCTGCATGCACCGCCAAGTCCGCCGGCGGCCTGTCACTGTCTGCTTCTGGAGCACGGCGGCCGCCTCGCCCTCGTCGACACCGGCATCGGCCTGGCGGACATCGCACATCCGGTCGAGCGCATCGGTCAGTCGGCGATTGACGGCGCCGGGTTCCAGTTCCACGAGCATCGCACCGCCGCTCGGCAGATCGAACGACTCGGCTTCAGCACCGCCGCCGTGACCGACATCGTGCTGACGCACGCCGACCCCGATCACGCCGGCGGACTGGCTGATTTTCCGGACGCTGCCGTGCACCTCTCGGCCGAGGAGTTCGCGCAGCTGGGACGCGGAAACTGGCGCTATGCACCGGCACAGTTCGCGCACGAACCACGCTGGGTTACACATGCTGCGGTACCCGACCAGGCGTCGCCAACTCGTTGGTTTGGGCTCGAGGCCCGCGCGTTGCCGTTGGCGCTCGATGTGGAGGCGGTGCTGGTCCCGTTGGTTGGCCACACCGCGGGGCACTGCGGTGTGGCCGTGCACGATGGGAGCCGCTGGCTGTTGCACGTGGGCGACGCGTACTACCTACGGGTTGAACTGTCGACCGACGAACACCCCGTGTCCCAACTGGCGACCATGCGCGCCGAGAACGACAGCCAACGTCGAGCAAGCCTCCACGAACTTCGACGGTTGGCCCGCGATCACGCCAATGAGATCGAGATGTTCGGGTACCACGACCTCACCGAGTTTCCCAACGGCGTTTCAGGCTGA